From the Ctenopharyngodon idella isolate HZGC_01 chromosome 3, HZGC01, whole genome shotgun sequence genome, one window contains:
- the LOC127509990 gene encoding GTPase IMAP family member 9-like, giving the protein MTEKYSKVLPKNLVLPECLLIFVGRRGSIDLEIPNLSLRRMVLVGKTGAGKSSSGNTILGGRVFRDAKSASSVTKECWKETERVAGREITVVDTPGMFDTDISEEDILKHEISKCINMTAPGPHAILLVIQLDPFTEEERHSVEKIRAIFGEEADKHTIILFTHGDELTCTIEKHISDAGEDLKEILSRCGGRYHVFNNKDMEDRNQVVELLEKVDAMVSANGGGFYTSDSYQDVEIMLKTKEDQLRREYEKKLQDKERELEARFAEEKQKLEERLNEYKRYYEAKLREFRLEAERTYTNENKLIKILTKLKGIKVKF; this is encoded by the exons atgacagaaaagtattctaaagtgttacccaaaaatCTAGTATTACCTGAATGTCTACTCATTTTTGTAGGTAGAAGGGGAAGCATTGATTTAGAAATTCCAAATT TGTCTTTAAGAAGGATGGTGCTTGTGGGGAAAACAGGAGCAGGTAAAAGCTCCTCTGGAAACACAATTCTGGGCGGAAGAGTCTTCAGAGATGCCAAAAGTGCTTCATCTGTAACCAAAGAGTGCTGGAAAGAGACAGAAAGGGTGGCTGGAAGAGAAATTACAGTGGTAGATACACCCGGTATGTTTGACACAGATATTTCAGAGGAGGATATTCTGAAACATGAGATCagtaaatgtataaacatgACAGCACCTGGACCACACGCCATCCTCCTGGTCATTCAGCTGGATCCTTTCACTGAAGAAGAGAGGCATTCAGTGGAGAAGATCAGAGCCATATTTGGAGAAGAAGCAGATAAACACACAATCATCCTCTTCACTCACGGTGATGAACTGACCTGCACTATTGAGAAACACATCAGTGATGCCGGCGAGGACCTGAAAGAAATCCTGAGTCGCTGTGGAGGAAGATATCACGTCTTCAATAATAAAGACATGGAGGATCGTAATCAGGTTGTGGAGCTTCTGGAGAAAGTAGATGCCATGGTTTCTGCTAATGGAGGTGGATTTTACACCAGTGACTCTTACCAGGATGTGGAGATCATGCTGAAAACTAAAGAAGATCAACTGAGACGAGAATATGAGAAGAAATTACAAGACAAAGAAAGAGAACTAGAGGCCAGATTTGCTGAAGAGAAGCAGAAACTGGAGGAGAGACTGAATGAGTACAAACGTTATTATGAAGCAAAGCTCAGAGAGTTTAGACTGGAGGCAGAACGTACTTATACTAATGAGAATAAACTGATAAAGATCCTTACCAAGTTAAAAGGCATCAAAGTCAAATTTTAA